GGTCCGGGTGCAGGACGTCCCCCTGGTTGACCAGACCGTGCTGCTCCGCCGTCCACGGGCGGGCCTCGGTGAGCCGGAAGGAGTCGACGGCCACTGGGCGAAACAGGCCCAGCGAGGTGCCGTCGGCCTGCTGGCGTCGTTTGATCGCACACAGCGACGGCTCGATCAAGGGGCGTGCGATCTTCAGGCGTTCTGCCCATCCGTCGCTGCTGCTGACGCTGTCCACGATGGTCAGGGTGTCGAGGTTCGGGCGCAGGCTCTCCGGCCTGCGGTCGGTATGGTGCGAGCGGACGTCCACCTCGACGACGCTGTACTTCGTGAACTGCTTGTCCTCGTCCAGCAGACGGTGCGGGATGGGGAACAGTCGCACGTGCTGCACCGGATCCGTGTCCAGCCGGATGCCCGCGACGCAGCAGGTTTCCAGGTACTTGTGCGAGACGTCGGGATAGGTCTTGACCGTGATCAGGATCCGAGCGCGTTCCCACCCCAGCGGTGTCATGTCCGACCCCCTTCGCCCCTGACACCATTGGGCGCGCACGATGACCGCTGCGCAAGAAGGCCTCCTGCGCCGCGAGTTGAGGCGAGTCAGGCCAGCGGGCTGACCGGTAGCGAGGTACGTCGATGAAGCGCCGCCAGCACGGCCTGGCGGTGGCATCGGGACTCGTCCTGCTCAAAGCAAAGGACCGCGACCGATCGCCCGGAAGCCAACTCCACGAGTTCGTCGAGCTGGCGTCTGGCCGGCTCTTCACTCATGACGCTCTCGAAGGCGGCCAGGCCCTCGCTGATCCGGCCGTCCCAGAAGGGCGCCCGGTTGTCCTTCGGGTTTCCCAAAGCCCGCAGGTGCACGTAGTCGATATCGGCTTCGGCCAGGGCCTCGCTCAGGCGGGTCTTGCTGAAGCCTCGCTTGCGGCTGATCGGCGTCAACCGCACATCCGCCACCGCGTCAACCCCGGCCTCCACCAGCGCGGTGACGAAGGAGTCGATCGTCCGGCCCTCATACCCCGTCGACCACAAGCCCGGCTCGCCGGCCGACAGCAAAACCTCGACCGTGACCTCCAGGGCATCCGCCACAGCAGCCACCGTGAACACCCCCGGCTGCCCAGCAGGCCCGCTCTCCAACCGGACCACGGTCCGCTCCGACAAACCGGCAGCCCCTGCCAGCTGGCCACGGGACCATCCGCGGGCCTCACGAAGGACCCGAACCTGCCGTCCGAGGCGGCGCGCACGCCCAGGATCGTGGGCGTCGACGCGCGGGCTCTCGGACATGTCCACCGATCCTAGCCTTCGCACCAGATGGAGTCTGAGCCGGATCCTCAAACGGGTGAACCGCAACGCAGCCTGACGTCTGACGGTCCGACGTGCCGCCTCATGATTCGCCCAAGGTCTGGCGAGGCGGGACCTGAAGGCCTCAGTCGGATGACGGCCGCCTGGGGACCACTTGGGGACCACACGCCCTGCACGCCCGCGCACGATCTACTCAAATCCAACCTTGCTGCCCGTGATCGAGCGTGCATGACGTGCAGTTCAAGGTGCTTTGTGACGTCCTCGCTCGGCTGGGGGTCAAGGGGTCGCAGGTTCAAATCCTGCCGTCCCGACTCGGACGGATGTCCAGAGTCGTAGGTCGGAGCCGGTGCCTGATTCATCAGACACCGGCTTTCGGCGTTTTTCGGCCCACTTCGGGTGGGAGCGGATTGGGAGCGGAGCTGGGAGTACTCGGCTCCCAATTCGGCCTCGAGAAGTTCGGCCATACCAATGACGCGCTCGCATTGGGCATCCACCCGCAGCGCGGGTGCTCCGAGCAGCACCTCCAGGCCTTCAGCCTCGAAGACGGCATCAAAGTCGGTGTCACGGTCACACAGCACGAGGCGCCAGCGACCCGACGCGGACGTAATCTGCCGACTGTCTGTGCGAAGGGGGACGACGGTTGGTGGGCGCCGTCAAACCCCTGGCATCCTGGGAGGATGCCGAGGATCACGTACCTGACCGAGCCCTTCGAGCACATCCGGGTCGGTGACGCCGTGGTGATCGTCGCCGTCGACGACCGGGGGCTCGTGGCCATGGTCCGGCAGAATCTGCCGCTGCACGGCGAGTCCCTGTCCGTTCCCGGCGGCATGATCGACCCCGGTGAGGAGCCGGCCGCCGCCGCGGCCCGCGAGCTCGCCGAAGAGACAGGTCTGCGGGCCTCGTCGTGGCGAACCGCTGGCGTGTTCGCGCCGATGACGACGTCGACGCAGCGGCTGCACTTCTTCGAGGCCACCGGCCTGACCCTCGGGGAGCCGGACCGGCAGCCGAACGAGGTCGCCCAAGGGATGACCTTGGAGTGGTGGCCGCTTGGGAAGGCCGTCCAGGCCGTGTGGGATGGCCAGGTGAAGCTGTCCGGGTCGGCCCTCGCGCTGCTGGCCTACGCTGCCCGCAACCCGGTCAGCTGACGAGCGCCTGCGCGTAGGGGACGGTCCACACGACGGGGTGGGCGATCCCGTGGCCGGTGTAGCCGTCCTCGCCGAACGCTTCGCCGTGGTCCGCACAGATCACGACCAGCCACGTCCCCGACGCGGCGAGCAGCCGGCCGAGGTGCTGGTCGGCCTAGGCCAGGGCGGCGGTCTGGCCGTCCATACCGTCCGGGCCGGTCCCGCCGGGCAGGTAGTGCCCGAGCGGGACGTGCGTCGCCGAGACGTTCATGAAGAGAAACAGCGGCTCGCCGTTGGGCTGGTGGGCCAGCACGGTGAGTCCTCGGTCGACCTGATGCCGGGTCGAGTCGGGTTCGCGGCTGCCGAACCGCGGCTCCCAGTGGGCCTCGCGGAACATGGCTGGGAGGACCGACCCGAGCGGCGTCTCGCTGGAGAAGTAGGTGACGCCTCCGATGCACACGGTGCGGTAGCCGGGTGCGGTGGAGCCATCGGGGATGTTCGCCGCGGGGAAGACCAGCGTGGCCGAGTCGATGGGCTTGCTGGCGGGCGGTTGGCACTCCCACAGGCGAGGCGGCTGGAACGGTGTGGTCGTCTTGGACAGGAAGCCCGCGAAGAATGCCTCGTCTGCCGGGTTCCGTTAGGAGACGAAGCAGAGGCCACTGGCGCTCAGCGCCAGGGGCCTCTTTATGTTGGGACCGACCTACGTGAGGGCCACCTCGAGCAAACGGCACCATCAGCGTTATCCCCAGGTTCCTGCGCAGCTCCTTGTGGATCACGGCCCGTCCGGGGCGTCTGAGGCGCGGTACTCCCGGACGGACAGCTACACCGGTTCCCGGTTCGTGCGGTCGACGCTCTCGCGCCACCACTGATGCCGATCGCGCAGCGGGTCAGGCCGGCGCTTCACCGCAGCCGCCCGCCGCCGCTCCGCGCACGGGCAAGAGCACAGCGGCAGCCCCGGGGCACCGACGATGTAGCCCAGGCAGTGTCCGTGGTGCAGGGTCCGGTCGAGCGGGAAGTCGCAGTGGGCACACCAGTCAGAGGTAACCGAGAAGTCGGCCGGCGGCCACGACGTTACGCGCTCGGCCGCCGTCACCTGGACCACTCCGCGACCCACTCGGGGTAGAGCGCGTGGAGTTCCTGCACGAGCACAGCACCCTCAGGCTGCAGGAAGCCGAGGAGCGCGGCACGCCGCAGCCGCTCCCACACCGCCCGGTCCACCGCACGGTCCGCGCCGTCGGCCGACGCTGGTTCTTCCTGAGCCGTGGTCATGACGTCGGCTGCTCGTGGCAGTCGCATGCGCACGGCACGCGTACCCAGCCGAGGAGCCGGTCCTGGTATCCGGGCGCGCGGCACAGCCGGTGGAGGTCTGGCCAGCGGGTACCGCCCGTGCGACACTCCGGCGTCGAGTACGCCCGCGGCAGCGGGTCGGAGTAGACGGGGCGGGACGACGTATCGGCCGCAGTGGAGGGTGCAAGAGCCATGTCATCGACGGTAGGAAGAGCCCATCCACTGGCTCCACGGTCTTGCGACTTCTTGCGCGGCGCTCACCCGAGCACGTCGACGGCCGCCTCGACCAGCGCTCGTGCGCGCGGGCCATATACCGCCAGCTGCCCCAGCGCCCGAAACGCACGCAGATAGGTAGCGATCTCGGCCGCCTCCGTGATCCGGATCTCCGCCGTCAGCGTCTCCACGATCACCGCCTCCTCGTCGTAGGCGTAGAACGGCTCCAGCGGCCACATGTCGTGGCGGTCCGCCGAGAACGGGATCACCCCGAGCGCGAGGGACGGCAGCCCCATCACGTCGAGCAGATGCCCGAGCTGGCCAGCCATCACCCCACAGCCGCCGACCCGATAGCGGAGCACCGACTCCTCGAGCAGCACCACGAAGCGGTGGTCGCCTTCGAACAGGGCACGCTGCCGCTTCATGCGCGCCTCGACGGCCGCCGGCACATCGTTGGGCGTCCCCTGGAAGCGGGTGATCGCGTCGAGGAGCGCTGTGGCGTAGCTCGGCGTCTGCAGGAACCCGCTCACCACCTTCGACCCGTAGACGCGCTGGACCCGGGTGCGCTCGTGCAGCGGCAGCAGCTCCTCCTGGGTCTGCCGGAGCCCAGAGCGGTGCTTCCTCGTCCACTGCACGTACAGGTCATCCGCGGTGCGGGTCGCCCTGATCAGGTCCGCGGCCTGGGCCGACTGCTCGCACGTGTCGCACCAGGCGCGGATGTCCGCGTCGGTGGGTACGGCCTTGGCGTGTTCGATCCGGCTGGTCTTCGCGGGGTGCCAGCCGCAGCGCTTCGACAGCCCGTCGGCGGTGAGACCGGCGTCGAGGCGCAGCTCGCGCAGGCGGCGGGCGATCGATTCGCGGGCTGCCTGCGCGGTGCTGAGGGGCGAGGTGGCCATCGGTGCGCGTCAGTCGATCCGGAAGTCCTCGTGCGGGGTCGCACGCTCCCACACCGTCTCGAACGAGTCCGTACACAGCTTCGCGGCCGCGGGGTCAGCCGTGAGTTCGTGGCGGACCAGCGCGCCGTTACCGGCGAACAGGCCGAAGCGGACTATCCCCTCGTCGAAGCACCAGAAGTCGTTGCAAGGCACGGCCACGTCGAGGGCCTGTTCGCGGGGCAGCCAGCGGACCAGCTCGCCGATCGCCAGGTTCACCACCGTGCCCGCGTGCTCGTAAGCGATGTACGCCGAGACGGGTGTCGACACGATCCGGGCCCGCCGCACGACGACGCCGCGGGCGACCGCGTCACGGACGGTGGTGGCCCAGGGACGCCAGTAGTCGCCGTCAGGGTCAAGGTTGTCCCGCGTGCCTGTGGCAATCCACTGCTGCAGTGCCCCGGACTCGTGCTCGACGCCGTAGGAGTCGCGGATCTCCAGGTGAACGGCGCTGCGCCGGCAGGTCGCGAACAGGTCATCCAAGCTCGTCGGCTGCATCGAGCGCCTTCCTGAGTGCGTTGGCCATGCGGAACGGGAGCCGGACAATGTCCTCGTGCTCGGGGATA
This genomic interval from Streptacidiphilus rugosus AM-16 contains the following:
- a CDS encoding NUDIX domain-containing protein, with protein sequence MPRITYLTEPFEHIRVGDAVVIVAVDDRGLVAMVRQNLPLHGESLSVPGGMIDPGEEPAAAAARELAEETGLRASSWRTAGVFAPMTTSTQRLHFFEATGLTLGEPDRQPNEVAQGMTLEWWPLGKAVQAVWDGQVKLSGSALALLAYAARNPVS
- a CDS encoding helix-turn-helix domain-containing protein; this translates as MATSPLSTAQAARESIARRLRELRLDAGLTADGLSKRCGWHPAKTSRIEHAKAVPTDADIRAWCDTCEQSAQAADLIRATRTADDLYVQWTRKHRSGLRQTQEELLPLHERTRVQRVYGSKVVSGFLQTPSYATALLDAITRFQGTPNDVPAAVEARMKRQRALFEGDHRFVVLLEESVLRYRVGGCGVMAGQLGHLLDVMGLPSLALGVIPFSADRHDMWPLEPFYAYDEEAVIVETLTAEIRITEAAEIATYLRAFRALGQLAVYGPRARALVEAAVDVLG
- a CDS encoding DUF6879 family protein, which translates into the protein MQPTSLDDLFATCRRSAVHLEIRDSYGVEHESGALQQWIATGTRDNLDPDGDYWRPWATTVRDAVARGVVVRRARIVSTPVSAYIAYEHAGTVVNLAIGELVRWLPREQALDVAVPCNDFWCFDEGIVRFGLFAGNGALVRHELTADPAAAKLCTDSFETVWERATPHEDFRID
- a CDS encoding DUF488 family protein, N3 subclade, with translation MSESPRVDAHDPGRARRLGRQVRVLREARGWSRGQLAGAAGLSERTVVRLESGPAGQPGVFTVAAVADALEVTVEVLLSAGEPGLWSTGYEGRTIDSFVTALVEAGVDAVADVRLTPISRKRGFSKTRLSEALAEADIDYVHLRALGNPKDNRAPFWDGRISEGLAAFESVMSEEPARRQLDELVELASGRSVAVLCFEQDESRCHRQAVLAALHRRTSLPVSPLA